gtgttatatttgaaaaaataaccaACGGCTAAAGTAGAAATTCATTAACTTCAATTtccttttcaaaatttaaaaatgataaaaaaatacggaCATGTtgatatcattaaaaaaaattatgaagtcTTTGCAATTCATAtctataatatactaaatagtaatgaactattaaatttccatttaTCATGTTCCTAAATCTCTCATTTAAATGGAtactaaaatacataaatattataaaaaaaacattatattcagtaccttaatataattttctacaaaCTACTtaatcattgaaaatatttaaagcccTAAAATCACTTCtgtattgaattatttttcattttgaatcataaaaaaaaattatacaagaaatttttttttaaaagagacaCTAATTGGTTTTTAACTCAAATGCTCTTATGATTTCTATACGTTCGTGagatgtttcttttttattccaacAACGTAAAAATCAGTCAACATCGAAGTTATTGAGTACACAATAGAAAAACAACACAATGAGATTTAAAACTTGTGAcaaaattcatttgtttactgcaaaatatgtacaatatttatttgatataaattatgtataaattaaaattgaagtcGTGGTTATGGAAACTACCATATGCGGAAACTgagaaaatcattaaaatagtacattaaataagaataattaagtGATTATTTATGGATTGAGTTGTAAtgagtatattttgttttcttgtgtAGTTTACTTAACTCCTAACAattctaatattgtttaatgccCATGTGTTGCCATCTAACGATGTTTCTTGTTAAATCACTGAGCTGGGTCCTCGCGATACAGGCTGCGCCTAATGCGAGGATCCTGGATAATTCACTGTATTTTTGgatgtcaataaattatttttaaatttttaaaatttttcaatatatcttTTACCATATTTTTGTTCAAAGAAAATGTGCGAAATcgcaaaatgtttttgtactgTACAAATAATGGTTTCGGTAGTAGACACCAACGGACAATTTCggactaaatataaaattaacaattgcaCGGTTATGTAATGTCAATTCGGAATCAAGACCAATCCATCATGTAATCCGACAAGCTGTCATTTATCGACGGATAAATATAAAGCTCGACACAGTTTATGTACTGAAGCTTGTATAGACCGACAAGggtatctgacccggtgggtataagacaaacttaattagacagcacactagcgccctcctggTAATGTTAAAAAGTGTCACGAAATCCTCTTCATACTGTAtctgtcatgtttttttttcttcagatatTTTCTGACAGGTCTAATTGCGATATTACCGCCTTTCTCATCATGCCagtatccttgtttgactttCTATTCTATTAACTAGTCTTTGTGTGTAGATTAAGTAAGAAAAATcgacagaatttaaaaatcgattactTATAtcgattattaattaaataatgcatGGAGCGGAAACTTTGTAATCATGTTTAAGgaacttttatttatgaacGTCAATTTATGAACGTAACATTACATTATGGAGAAGAAGTGCATAAAgctttcttaataaaaaaacaaaaaatcttttgaaatTATGTTGAATTTCGAACCTTTAATTACCCGCCAATTCATTCACGTGAGGACGtttcgttgaaaataattacgatatgATCCTGGCCGCATAAAAATCATGAAAATTAAGAAGAAATCATGATTCAATTATAATCCTCATTATTTgcagaaattaattaattaacagcaTTTTCAATATCGTTTTcaatgaaaagaaatttttgttaatgaatgattaatattaaaattataaaatattatttattataaatttatagcaAGATCCTAGCGAATAAATATCTAACTTCGAAACAGTGGTAGAGCCCtcaacaacatctgttactTGAATCTGACGCAATGGaccagaagacaggcgtgaagtggaagtaattccgcgctTCGTCTGATAAGCGCGCGTGTGGGAAGCCTGATTTCCTTTTACCCTTCCCGATCTTTTTGTATATGGGAAGGATGGGAGGGGAATCTGATTTGGCGCAGAAGGGAACGCAAagaaaggagaaatatccgCTTTCAGTGCGTTCCCCTCCTCCGATGATTAAAGCATAACGCACCTACAATTGCGTACATCTGTGGGCAACGGTCACATCTctatttcgaaaaaaatcaGGCTTGCTTGTTTCCtaccttataatatttaaaaaatacctaatacaaaaaatgactacaaaatgtaatttttataattcgtttaaaatactgctttcatacattttgacataatttctTGTAGACAAATAGCGAAAAACTCGACAAATTTTTCATCTTCCAcggacaaaaaaatattatctggtCATGTTACAAATGACGTCAATAACTCAAGCCGGTCTTATATCTCATTGCTCGTCCGTGTCGGCTGTCTCACATTTATCTTACCTTTAACGTGTTCCATTCACTACGAAAAATCGCTGAAGGCTTGTACACTTTTACCTGACAATCGCGAAAGTAAAGCGGAGCCAAAGCGAAATACTGGTTTATTCCAGCGAATCATTTATTCTGCCACATACATCCCTTTGTGTACATATCTCATACTAAGTGTACGCTAAGTGTCTCATTAGTGACCAGCATTGTTCTGAGATCTGTATTTGGAGTAACCAAATCAAGTTGGAGAACGTTTCGTTGCATGTCTATCGCGTAAAATTTCGCTTCAGTTCTGTTTCGCTTTCGCGTTAGTGTTCCGGCAAGATAACAACAATAGATTGGAGAAGAAATTCAACtgtttctatattaatattaacagtctaataataaattaatgtagcAAACTAAAATATCACgcatcttaaattaatttaaatagaccttttataaataataaacaaattcacGATCCCTGAATTGAGTTCGTTTTTCTAAATACAATACAGTTATAACAAAAAGCATTTTCTCAGagcacattaaaaaaaaaggtttcttAAATTAGCATCGTTATAAGAAATGTTGTTCCGTTTTACgtaatataacaaacattatttttcaattttttttccctgtgccgtacacgacgggttcgggtcccgcggcacaacctgccttaaactacgtatcacaaggcctggcgtaaatatggtaaatatatgaactggcactcacctactcgatgccccgttcaccgcctgcaggtgcctggtcactctgtcggtgtcagtcgagtcaagtaagtcactgtcatacagtctaaaggcgccagcaatgctgcactcctgatgcacccgatgcaccgcttcccgtaagcgccctatagacgcgtcctttaccgaaccgaacgcggaaccgtaaacttagcgaccctgtacgctaaatAATAGACACGTCCGATGAGCTATCCAACTGCCGACCACTTTTTATGCCGCCACGATGCGCTCTGTCCACTCACTCCTTCCCCGCACAAGCCCCCCGCAGGCCCCGCGCCCGTCCGTAGCGGAGAGGGATTTCtaactacccgcttgtgcgggagaataaaaatgaatcgaCCTACCAACATAAAACCCGTATTGGTCAACcgcgaaattcaaaattatacatataatatagtacATCTATACCGAACAGTCCCCCGCCCCAGCCAGACGATATCTGGCTGCGTCTAAAACCGAAATTCGAAACCGAAAATTAAACGAGCTGGGGGAGAGTTGCCACTGCTCGCTTTACCACCAAGTGGCctaataaaatctatgtaaCCATCCAATTCGCTTTACCTGTTCCGCGAATAAATCCGTAATCCGTACCCGGTCGATCCGCGACCGTAAATGTTCCACCGACCGTATTTAAACAATGCATCCCTATGAACCCGAGTCCAAAACCGCGCGCGTGGTTACCTATTTTCTCCGAAGAGAACCGACGCGAACCTGAGCGGTGGACAGTGAAACCGTACTAAGCGATGAGATGCATTGCGATGGAAATGTGGAACGACTTATCGTTCCTgcgaagatttatttatatgtggtGTGGAGGAAGGGCGATCCTGATCACTTATCACCTGATGATCCGATCGATGCGGCCTGCGACGCTCCAACCGAGGCCAGTCCAAGAAGTGGAGTGGCGAGCGAGCGCCGGCCGCACCAGGCTCCTTTGCCGCAGCTTGAGGGTCGCTACAAGAGTTACGCGGCCCCCCGCCCGTGCTCGCTGGTGAACCATGAATACTTTGTCGGTCGTGGTTGGCACTAAGCCGTGGTGGAGACCTAACATCACGGCGACCTGATGTCCGCTGCATAGCTCCAGACCAATGTTCATCCGTATTTGTATTGTGAACAGGGGAAGTTACAAGTCCCCGAGTGTTTGGCGAGTGCGAGCCGTTGCGGTTCCCACACAGCAGGAGATGATGCCTACCTCCACACTGACCGCACGCACGAGTGGACTGGCAGTGCGAGACAAGGTGGTTCCCCAAGCAGCAATAACACCAAAACCGTTGGCGAGCAATACCGCGTCGAGCTTGCCAACGTAGTTCCCGGAACTTGGGGCAACCCGTAACACCGTGTCCTGTATCCCGACAATAACTGCAGTGAATGTCCTGTGCCTGCCGTACAGCTGCGTTAAACATCCGTGGCCTATTACGCGCCCAAACCGGTGGACGGTGTTCGTTACTCGCGGGCCTCGCTCTAGGAGCAACTACGGGAGGCCCCGAAGGGGGAGGGGGGACATTCTCCGATCGACGACACTCATCCtccaggaataaaattaggttgTCAAAGCTGGGAAGATGAGTGGCGGAGTCCCCGCCGTATTCCAGTTCAAATCTATGTTGTAAATCGTAAGGTAATTTGGAAAgaattatatgtaataataaaaacgaccACGTGGACACAGGTAAATCCAAACCCTTGAGACCGTTGACCGCTATTAACAACGGGTTAAGAAGCCGTGTGCGCAACGACTGCGTAACCGAAATCCTAGGTAGGCCTAGAATAGCAGCAACATGACTATCTGCTAATCGCCGAACATTCTGGTACCTACGGTTGAGTAAGTCCCGGGCGATATCATAATTACCGTCAACAAGACCTAAATGTTGGACAAGGCCCTTGGCCTCTCCCGTTAACGACGCCAACAAATAGGCAAGCTTCTGAGCAGGGGTCAAATCCCTACGACTGTGAACAatgctttcaaataaattgttaaaagcaaCCCACTGTTCCAAGTCACCGTTAAATTGTGGCAAATCGAGCAGCGGCAATCTACTCATGAGCGCTGGTGACGCCTCCGACTCCGCAGTAACGCGCGCGTCAGCAGCGCTTGACCCCTTAAGGCAACCAACAGCCTGAATAATTTGATCAGCCAGGTCGTCGGCCTGATCAATGTCAGCATTAATCTTCGCCATGGCATCCGCTTCTAAACCTAACTCTAGAATGCCACGGTACGCCTCATATAGATCCGCCATTTGATCGTCTAAAACCTGGTATCTAGCCATAAGGGCTTGCGCACGATCTGGcctagaaatattcaaaaccgCTGAGCCGAGCCATCTCAGCACGCCTGCTATCCTAGCGGTATATTTGCCGGccatgattaataaaataaaaataaaaaaggacgGTAGAAAATTATCGACGCTTCCAGAAACCGCTTACTACAAATGGtcgataaaggaaaaaaaaatctaaatggtGGGTAGATAATTCTCGCCTTAACCAAATGTATGAAACCCGTTACAAAGAattacctaataaaaaaaaacaaaacaaaaaaaaaacaaccgtaATGAAAACCGACCAACTTAAATTATCGAcggtaacataaaaactaccaaacgaaaaaaaaatactaaattatattatgcaccgtaacataaactacaaaaaaaaccgTTACGTAAAAAAgccctaatttaaatatactagaaAAAAACCGTGAAATTactcaattaaatataaaactattatgaaATCAATAAACGGAACCCTAATGGCCGATTAATATTACGTAGCAATCGtacaataaagaatttaacGTAAACGACCCGAGTGAAAACCTACCTTATATTGTACGacgtaatatgttataatattgttgtattcCGGTGTATTCCGTTATATTCCGCGCGAGAAGgaagttacaatatttcgcCAAGCAATGCAAATACGTACCCGAAAAACACGTAACCCGAATATAACCACGCGGTTATAACCTACGTGTTAACCTAACCACGCTCTGCTACCATCGAAAttgtgccgtacacgacgggttcgggtcccgcggcacaacctgccttaaactacgtatcacaaggcctggcgtaaatatggtaaatatatgaactggcactcacctactcgatgccccgttcaccgcctgcaggtgcctggtcactctgtcggtgtcagtcgagtcaagtaagtcactgtcatacagtctaaaggcgccagcaatgctgcactcctgatgcacccgatgcaccgcttcccgtaagcgccctatagacgcgtcctttaccgaaccgaacgcggaaccgtaaacttagcgaccctgtacgctaaatAATAGACACGTCCGATGAGCTATCCAACTGCCGACCACTTTTTATGCCGCCACGATGCGCTCTGTCCACTCACTCCTTCCCCGCACAAGCCCCCCGCAGGCCCCGCGCCCGTCCGTAGCGGAGAGGGATTTCtaactacccgcttgtgcgggagaataaaaatgaatcgaCCTACCAACATAAAACCCGTATTGGTCAACcgcgaaattcaaaattatacatataatatagtacATCTATACCGAACATTCCCTAAAAGCAGATAAAAGCGAAAACAACGTTatcattatttgatttaaaaaaaaactgtgaaaTGTTTCGCttagaattatataaattgggtaaataaaaagcttctaaataattttagtacatttttatattatcttattCATTTAGTAAATCATTATGGTGTCTGAGCCCAAGATCTcttattgttttctattttttgtcaaagacaatgagggagatgaagatatgttttatacgggGATTTTAGTCTCCTACGTAcggtagcctatatgttcttccagactatgttctataaccatgccaaatttcaataagttcCGGTCAGCCcttatggagataccttcaaacaaatatccatccatccatcaaaacattcgcatttataatattagtaatcatcatcatcagctcactatacgtccccaacGAAGGGCTCGCAATCTCCCCAAGTTAAGGATGACTAGGCaatagtataatattagtaagaagtaagataatagAGAGATATCTGTCACAATATAGAAGCTTTCGTACAAATTTAgagtatgtaatttaaaagaaaatccaaTTTTGAAATGTCTCGCGGCTTTGAGCAATTTCCTCGAGCAAATAAATGGATTAACGTCAACAATTCGCTGAATACGATAAAGAGCGGATTAGACGCGCGTCTTCCAATTAACGCGGTTATTTACGCGACTGTACTGTTGTAAAGCGGGAAGACGGTTAACTATATGCATACGTATGtctatataaacatttacttgtaaaagcagtcaaagggttaaatGATTTGCAAATGTTCAATCTAttttaacgtaataaaataatgatccCTTTGTTAAACAGTGATCTCTTATACAGATGTTTATCTCCTTAATACGAGTAACGTTTGCTTCTAACAACAATTAAGACTCTCTTAAATGCAAATTGAGACATCTTGATACTTGCAGTATTGCAAGTATTATCtcacttacaaaatattataagcagttgatataaagaaaacaGATAGAGCGTAGGTgtctcaggggttaagcacttaacCTTCCGCAGCCTCTTattggggacgtatagtgagttgATGATTCTTTGAAGGTGGGTTTACACGGGCCATGAACGCGGATGtaactgttttaaatttaagttcgTGTCACTTGTATCCCTTACTCGAGATAATATTGTTTCCACGTCTACAAAATGACACACCGTGGAAACTTCTCCTTGGGAAACCTAATATatgtgttatataaaaacgTGAATTTAAGCTTAATTTACCCCATgtcaaatatacattattgcaATTTTCCTTGCAAAAAAACAGACAATTGGAAATGTAGCGTAtaacataacttttaattgaCTTTTGTTCGTATTACATGATACGTGGCAAtgggaattaaaataattacgccGGGACCAAGTTCAGGATTACATCGAATAAAAGGGTAAAGATAACTTTGCTTATTTACCTGTTTTGAGGATTACATTCAGCgctatttacataaatactgATTAAATACAACGTAAATTGAATCCAATTATAGGTACAAAACCTAAttacacttaatttaaatatttaaaaaaaaacttgagaggtgtcaagggacacccggatggaacgaagttcctttcgattaattagtgaaggaaccaatttttattctatgaataaaaaacttaagtcttcataagaagtacattttatttctatgattttcgttatatattgtcacgtcgttgccatggtgaagtagcgctcattagtcgttaacatacttactatagcaaaaagtgtcgtgacaatttttcgtaagaattttttccgtctagccccctttcacaacaaaaacttcgttccaaaaactaaaatatgtcactaaaaggtgtccctttagtcaaggttccgaagatactggcagcgttccccctttgaatggctagattaattctttgtccgaggtagctgccagctcttcggtctcctgtgatgtcgactaacctttttgctgtttccttaaaaagcctTCTTGCGCTAGGACCACACGGACCAAGAGTCTCGACACCGATTGggacaaattcatattcggAGCCTACTGATTAAATTGTAGGAttgatttttctattaataccTAAGAAAATAGACTaagtttcttatttttaaatctgagAAGATATATCTCGATATGTAACACTAATTAACGCTAAATTAGCTGCATAAGCCACATGCGAGCACACCAACGTCAAAACCGGAGCTgaagacagtcgccgtggccgatatcggccgggattacatcatcatcatcatcattatcataacgcgaaagtatagatggacggatggatgtttgttagaaggtatctccggaacgacttatcggatcttgatggattgggacatagtctggaagaacacaaaggctacttatttttttttaattccgcgcggacagtgtTACGGGCCAcagctattttaaaataaatataatagtaaaataaaatttaaagaaataattaaatttactttcctttaaatttttttactacattttaacgaatttggaaattttttaattatacctaTACTGGTAATGAATTGTGTCACGCCCATTAGTGACATTTGGAAAATAGTTTTACTATTAAAGGACAAACTTTTATAACAcactttatttagatttaatatttatatgcttataaactaattaacaatgtgatttattatattttcagatgtggcctttaatttatttattatttacactgaGGCAAAACCTTGTCGACCTACAGCTTTACTTATTACACGAgactacatttaatttatgagtttcgagaaattattatttcataatatgaaacctaaattattgtatttatgttgtaaaatatttacaagcacgtttaattataagaaagttttcgaagaaacattttttatataataagtagaGTATTCCTTAAGGTTAGAGTAGatctattttactaatattataaactagcttttacccgcgactccgcccgcgcggaataaaaaaaatgcacacaagataaaaaagttcctacgtccgtctcctagttctaagctccccatcaattttcaactaaatcagttcgaccgatcttgagttataaatagcgtaactaacacgactttcttttatatatatagatgcgaatgtttagatggatggatgtttgttacacgGTATCCAGAACGACTCCATGgatgtcgatgaaatttgacataggtGTAgagcagtgattgtcaaacttatttctttcaccgccccctaatttttattcagccctaaaacttaaaaatcacaatttcattactttaattaatttcaatgccccccattttttgggccccttatcgccccctcctaggtttcaaacgcccccaagggggcgttatcgcccactttgggaaacactggtgtAGAgcatagactggaagaacacatagtctgcaaataaggttatttttaattccgcgtagacggagtctcgggcgttagctagtaatataaaagTGTTTATTATTCTTCGAATCAAccatgttataattttcaacaaaatacaacttatataagtaaaatggTAGGTCCTTTTTGCTGTGCATGAAAGATATGTAGGGtactttaatattaggtcTTCGTGATTTATGAAGACATTGTAATATTCGCCACACGAGaccagaataaaaaaatggttaacCTCACTTTGGATGacaaatatataactttataaataaattaacaagaagagcaaatatttttaagatcaaATTAGttaaggttaaataaaataataattatattttttatattccaattAAGTTGTAGATAAGATATGGTTCATGTCAGTCTAATGGTAGGATTCGAAGTAACGAATATATGATCACTTGTCCATAGCCTTAAACATTAGGCTATTAGTACTTCTACACTAAGGAAAAccacttatcgttggtttctgaaaccaaaacctctttataaaacatattgttacctctgttttgtcaaaaataatgaggatgatgatatgttttatacaggcatttaggtctcagaaagTTTAATCACTCTGGGTGCACTAAATAAAGCTTTAGCCAGATTTAATTGAACCAACTAAATTGTTATAGGTAAGCAAGAAGTAATTTaacgtaaatttattttattttccctttttatgtcatcatctccctgaccTTAGCCTATTCACGTGGGGTCAGCACACGAGATttaataaaccttaaagttttggcttaattttttacggccggccgcctgcctgtcgccaatcCTTCGGAGgaatatttctcttttctctttttatgTAAGGCTAGAATATTTTAGGATTTGAAGGCAAGATTCAAGTGCTATTAACCtcaatatttaagtttattgcTTCTTGAAGTAGAGAATCATTTATTTGATGCCTTGGGTTACTTAATGTTTTGGATTTATTCCTTCGCATAGCACTTCTAAAACACTTTAGAAGAAAACTGTACTTTTTTTCGTAATttgcagtatttttttttaacttaacattTACTGTTTCATAGAAAGATTGtctacttaaataatttagcagcttagaaatttcaatttcaaagctatgaaaatttaaatttttaaatttcctttcttattatttgaaaGGTTAAGAAATGAGCacactgtaataaaaaaactctttaaaaagtattttatcataatttctatttgtttaaaaagtgtttttcttatttattatgtaacagTAAACTAaatgttgtatatttaatttaattactctGAAATTTCACTGCGTAAACATTTatccataaaaatattttcatgtctgtgtttaaatgtttttatagacaaaagaacgagttgataacatgttttaaaaagtgtaGCAACAGTGGAAACCCGTAGCTAGATATAGAAACAAAAGCCAAAGAGGCGAATAACCCTTTCatgctatattaaaatttattcgtcGGTTCTAAACAAGCGTTGACTTTTAAAAGACAGGACCTGTTAAAAGCGCACATTCCCCTCTgtcaactaaataaaaactaataatagatTCTAAGTTTTCTTGCTTGCTTTAAGTATAGATTTTATGCGGCTCTTAGTAACTGTGGATTTTAGCTGCGGCTCTTAGCCGAGTCcgtttctttataatcaagGTACACAAGAGTAGCCACTGCGGTCATGTCTAATTGTCATTAATCACGTCTTAGtggcaaaataaattacactgAGGCTTGCATACAAATTGCTTACGCTTTATAACAACCAAATGTTTACAAAAGCATCGCAGTCTTTACAATTTTAGCcttttgtgtatatttttaaggaTTAAACGAAACGAAGAATTCAAGAGATTGAAGAATTCAATGGTTACTGtgatttttagccgacttcaaaaagaagtaggttatcaattcgactgtatttttttaatgaaatatttttgcgtaaattaatttaatgctcTCTGTTGTTTAATTATCTGTGTTAATCGATAACGCTATTTTATGTTATCTGTGTTTTTGACAAAGCTAATGAAAGGAAGCAGTATTGTTTTCTTACAGAAGTCGCGTTAGTAGAAACTGACCTTAACGACGATAATTctacatataaataagttaaaaataaatatataatgctTCTGTCTTCGTTAATCTACGGTTCCCTTAAATTCCTAAGTAAGCACTTATCATTAATACCCTCACATTGTCAGCCGTTACCATGACGACGCATTTCCCCTATTTACTTTCCCCCGTTGAACAgcattattaatgttaaatgtcAAACGCACTGCAGGGAAATTGtagtacatatatacattgtacatacataatagccaattaaatttaactgcaCTAAAGCGTatagtaaaatacattttaaatgtattatggACCTCAAGATAACGTTGGTATCAAACACTatatgctaaataaaaaaaagatcgaATTAGAATTACACATAACCTTATCAAAATTGGTTCAGATTACaagaattaacaataaaattgaaatatttatttacaaacttaaataaaaattcatatttgaaCACATTCATTAACAAAACTTTAgtctttaatattaagttcCAATTTCATATCgtactaaaaattattaaagccAAAATTACGTTAAAAATGACAATGCCTATTGTAAATTCGCGTACGTAATTTGCGGGAAACACGttcaatacaataattattgtcgATTCATTGcatttatctattaattattaattttaataactgaattaataatattaaataaataatttgacaattAAGATACCGCAATTTTTAGAGGAAACGCGGAATTTTaatacttccacttcacgcatATCTTCCGAGTTGTCGTAGTACAAGTCGAGCGGACAAAACCGTTCGACTTCAGAAGTACCAGGAGCCCATAAACCTATATGTAGTCACCATTTCAACTGATACAGATTCTGTGGCTTGGAAAGTGTtgatagttatatatataacgtTTCGACATGATGACAGTGTGTATCAAATTTCCAGTAATTAACGACCTAACTGCATCAAACAGAGCGCCAAATAAATTAGCATTTGCTTCCGTCAGTAATCAACATCAGTTACTGCAAGTATTACGCGCATGTCAACTCTTCATTACTATGAGTTTTCACTGACGAAACATAAACATTGAACATAAAATCGACACATgctatttttatcaataactcTGTTAATAACACCAAACGATGACTTTAGCcgtaattttcataatttcttGTAGAATGCAATACTATACAAGATTGAAAGAATCCGGTtacagatattaaaatttaatagacgcaatttattaataaggaaaGTCATATAAATacttcttttttacttttttttagccgacttcaa
The sequence above is drawn from the Papilio machaon chromosome 22, ilPapMach1.1, whole genome shotgun sequence genome and encodes:
- the LOC123722248 gene encoding uncharacterized protein LOC123722248 → MAGKYTARIAGVLRWLGSAVLNISRPDRAQALMARYQVLDDQMADLYEAYRGILELGLEADAMAKINADIDQADDLADQIIQAVGCLKGSSAADARVTAESEASPALMSRLPLLDLPQFNGDLEQWVAFNNLFESIVHSRRDLTPAQKLAYLLASLTGEAKGLVQHLGLVDDLNWNTAGTPPLIFPALTT